The following are from one region of the Silene latifolia isolate original U9 population chromosome 9, ASM4854445v1, whole genome shotgun sequence genome:
- the LOC141601629 gene encoding uncharacterized protein LOC141601629, translating to MYSLGFWNVGGLNNPAKQRHIKWFMFMHKVGLFGLLETKVKSLSLNSVKGILMDGWSLTTNNSMHKEGRVWVLWDPTIFTVDLCDYFAQCINMRVNENSTKIVFKLSMVYAYNDINGRHELWNQLDNFANNGVEPWLVCGDFNCVLAHSERLGGSSSDAEIAEFQQCLTKCELVDSPAMGSLFTWNNKQEPATRVYSRLDRVLINGKWSTRMTDMYAHFLPEGAFDHTSCVIKCRRQLATHNKPFKYYNMWGKAANFINALSNWWDVQQQGTKMFCLVKKLKHLKLHLRNFNKEFFCDIENTSAMALKNLEYIQAQIVRNHGNADWIAKEIEAQQEYKELQAACTQFLSHKAKAAWIKDGDSNSKYFHGVIKSKFLRN from the coding sequence ATGTATAGCCTTGGGTTCTGGAACGTTGGGGGGCTTAATAATCCTGCAAAACAAAGGCACATTAAATGGTTTATGTTTATGCATAAAGTAGGGTtatttggtctccttgagacTAAGGTTAAATCCTTGTCTCTAAATAGTGTTAAGGGTATTCTCATGGATGGATGGAGTCTGACTACTAATAATAGTATGCATAAAGAAGGTAGGGTTTGGGTACTTTGGGATCCTACCATTTTTACTGTTGACTTATGTGATTATTTTGCTCAGTGTATTAACATGAGAGTTAATGAGAATTCTACAAAAATTGTCTTTAAGTTGTCTATGGTGTATGCTTATAATGATATTAATGGTAGACATGAGTTATGGAATCAATTGGATAATTTTGCTAATAATGGTGTTGAACCCTGGCTAGTTTGTGGGGATTTTAACTGTGTTCTTGCTCATTCTGAACGTCTGGGTGGAAGTAGCAGTGATGCTGAGATTGCTGAGTTCCAACAGTGCTTGACTAAGTGTGAGTTAGTGGATAGTCCTGCTATGGGATCTCTGTTTACCTGGAACAATAAACAGGAGCCTGCTACTCGTGTCTACAGCAGATTAGATAGGGTTCTAATTAATGGAAAGTGGAGTACCCGTATGACAGACATGTATGCTCATTTCCTCCCAGAGGGAGCTTTTGATCATACCTCATGTGTTATCAAATGCAGGAGACAGTTGGCTACACATAATAAACCTTTTAAGTACTATAATATGTGGGGTAAAGCTGCCAATTTTATTAATGCTCTGAGTAATTGGTGGGATGTACAGCAGCAAGGTACTAAAATGTTTTGTTTGGTTAAAAAGCTTAAGCATCTGAAACTGCATCTTAGGAACTTTAATAAAGAGTTCTTCTGTGATATTGAAAATACTTCTGCCATGGCTCTGAAGAACTTGGAATATATTCAGGCTCAAATTGTGAGAAACCATGGGAATGCAGATTGGATTGCTAAGGAGATTGAAGCACAACAAGAATATAAGGAACTACAGGCTGCTTGCACTCAATTTTTAAGCCATAAAGCAAAGGCAGCCTGGATAAAAGATGGGGATAGTAACTCAAAATATTTTCATGGAGTGATTAAAAGTAAGTTTCTGAGGAATTAA
- the LOC141601628 gene encoding uncharacterized protein LOC141601628 — translation MALPKHSFIAWLISNRALQLKDKLARLQISQDDMCCLCQPASDTHQHLFEECHLCKSLLRGASIWLSSDLTQRDILHVINRKRWSSVRKKLCTAAVLACWYMVWMQRNSAQTEGIVTDTESVIQQIRRMIVCRFNDCKPRVVSPKDRIWLCKVHFI, via the coding sequence ATGGCTTTACCTAAGCATTCTTTTATTGCCTGGCTAATCTCAAATAGGGCACTTCAGCTGAAGGATAAACTGGCTAGGCTGCAGATTTCACAAGATGATATGTGTTGTCTATGTCAGCCAGCTTCTGATACACACCAGCATTTGTTTGAGGAATGTCATTTGTGTAAGAGTCTGTTACGTGGAGCTAGTATCTGGCTGAGTTCAGATCTTACACAGAGGGATATTTTGCATGTTATCAATAGGAAGAGATGGAGTTCAGTTCGTAAGAAGCTGTGTACTGCTGCTGTTTTGGCGTGCTGGTACATGGTCTGGATGCAAAGAAATAGTGCTCAAACGGAAGGTATTGTTACGGACACTGAATCGGTAATCCAACAAATTAGGAGGATGATTGTTTGTCGTTTTAATGATTGTAAGCCTCGAGTAGTTagtccaaaagatagaatatggTTGTGTAAGGTGCATTTTATTTGA